Proteins from one Aureimonas sp. SA4125 genomic window:
- a CDS encoding MBL fold metallo-hydrolase, whose product MIAHRIAAILAFTVGLVPAALAQSVPSSCHAIADALPKAMFASFSGPVRLAAFGRDEVKITYAHHSTYVIESPAGVTIATDYSGYAGPIVPRVVTMNNAHSTHYTNFPDPGIETVLRGWNPDGGPARHQVTVDDAYIRNVPTDTRGYGGDVPDGNSIFVFEIAGLCIGHLGHLHHLLTDGDFAELGRLDIVMVPVDGSWTLSQEGMAETVARLQSRIVLPMHRFAGPIERFLQRLPDFAVERRTERSLTVSMRSLPDRPTIIVLDGV is encoded by the coding sequence ATGATCGCCCATCGCATCGCTGCCATTCTCGCCTTCACCGTCGGCCTGGTTCCGGCGGCGCTGGCGCAGAGCGTTCCCAGCTCATGCCACGCCATTGCCGATGCCCTGCCGAAGGCCATGTTTGCGTCCTTCTCCGGCCCGGTCCGCCTTGCCGCTTTCGGCCGCGACGAGGTCAAGATCACCTATGCCCACCATTCGACCTACGTCATCGAGAGTCCGGCCGGGGTGACGATTGCCACCGACTATTCCGGTTATGCCGGACCGATCGTGCCGCGCGTGGTCACGATGAACAACGCCCACTCGACGCATTATACGAATTTTCCGGACCCGGGCATCGAGACGGTGCTGCGCGGCTGGAACCCGGACGGTGGACCTGCCCGCCACCAGGTCACGGTGGACGACGCCTATATCCGCAACGTTCCGACTGACACGCGCGGCTACGGGGGCGACGTGCCCGACGGCAACTCCATCTTCGTGTTCGAGATCGCCGGGCTCTGCATCGGCCATCTCGGCCATCTGCATCATCTGCTGACGGATGGGGATTTTGCCGAACTCGGTCGTCTCGACATCGTCATGGTGCCGGTGGACGGATCCTGGACGCTCAGCCAGGAAGGCATGGCTGAAACGGTCGCCCGGCTGCAGTCGCGCATCGTCCTGCCCATGCACCGCTTCGCCGGTCCGATCGAACGGTTTCTTCAGCGCTTGCCGGACTTCGCGGTGGAGCGAAGGACCGAGCGCAGCCTGACCGTTTCGATGCGCAGCCTTCCCGATCGCCCGACGATCATCGTCCTCGACGGCGTTTGA
- a CDS encoding YebC/PmpR family DNA-binding transcriptional regulator, producing the protein MAGHSQFKNIMHRKGRQDGIKSKLFSKLAREIVVAAKAGLPDPDMNSRLRLAVNNAKAQSMPKDNIERTIKKGSGADAENYDEVRYEGFGPGGVAVIVEALTDNRNRTASNVRSYFTKSGGALGATGSVSFMFDKVGEIVFAPKAGDADSVMEAAIEAGADDVVSDEDGHTIVTTFESLGEVSSALETALGPSESVKIIWRPQNGVPVDEEKAESVMRLIANLEDDDDVQSVYANFEVDDAVMAKLSAA; encoded by the coding sequence ATGGCCGGCCATTCACAGTTCAAGAACATCATGCACCGCAAGGGGCGGCAGGATGGCATCAAGTCCAAGCTGTTCTCCAAGCTGGCGCGTGAGATCGTCGTGGCCGCCAAGGCGGGACTTCCCGATCCCGACATGAACTCCCGGCTTCGCCTGGCGGTGAACAACGCCAAGGCCCAGTCCATGCCCAAGGACAATATCGAGCGGACGATCAAGAAGGGATCGGGCGCCGATGCGGAGAACTATGACGAGGTCCGCTACGAAGGCTTTGGGCCGGGCGGCGTCGCCGTCATCGTCGAGGCGCTGACCGACAACCGCAACCGCACCGCCTCCAACGTCCGCTCCTATTTCACCAAGTCCGGCGGCGCCCTTGGCGCAACCGGCTCGGTCTCGTTCATGTTCGACAAGGTCGGCGAGATCGTCTTTGCGCCGAAGGCTGGCGATGCCGACAGCGTCATGGAAGCGGCCATCGAGGCGGGGGCCGACGACGTCGTCTCCGACGAGGACGGCCACACCATCGTCACGACCTTCGAAAGCCTTGGCGAAGTGTCGAGCGCGCTCGAGACGGCACTGGGACCCAGCGAAAGCGTCAAGATCATCTGGCGTCCGCAGAATGGCGTGCCTGTCGACGAGGAAAAGGCCGAGAGCGTCATGCGCCTCATCGCCAATCTCGAAGACGACGACGACGTGCAGAGCGTCTATGCCAATTTCGAAGTCGACGACGCCGTCATGGCGAAGCTCTCGGCCGCCTGA
- a CDS encoding Uma2 family endonuclease, whose amino-acid sequence MSRAKTVQRMTADEFLVWQLDQDCNYELVDGVPVLTPKAMTGASRRHDTITVNILTSLRNQLRGSPCRPHTDDIAIRNPNGNVRRPDILVDCRSEPDRSMEVSEPRVLVEVLSPSTMRFDRFQKVEEYKAHSAVAVVLLVDSEAPRVIVWRRGVRNVWASLVVEELGASISLPEIGATLTLADIYDDAGLPTEA is encoded by the coding sequence ATGAGCCGAGCAAAAACGGTGCAGCGAATGACCGCCGACGAGTTTCTCGTCTGGCAGCTCGATCAGGACTGCAATTACGAGCTCGTCGACGGCGTGCCCGTGCTGACGCCGAAGGCGATGACGGGAGCGTCGCGTCGGCACGACACGATCACCGTGAACATCCTGACTTCCCTGCGAAACCAGTTGCGCGGCAGCCCCTGTCGGCCGCACACCGACGACATCGCCATCCGCAATCCGAACGGCAATGTCCGCCGCCCTGATATTCTCGTCGACTGCCGCTCGGAACCGGACCGGTCGATGGAAGTCAGTGAACCGCGGGTCCTCGTCGAGGTGCTGTCGCCGTCGACCATGCGCTTCGACCGATTCCAGAAGGTCGAGGAATATAAAGCGCATTCGGCGGTCGCCGTGGTGCTTCTCGTCGACAGCGAGGCGCCCCGCGTCATCGTCTGGCGTCGCGGCGTCCGGAACGTTTGGGCGTCGCTGGTCGTGGAAGAGCTGGGAGCGAGCATTTCGCTGCCCGAGATCGGCGCGACGCTGACGTTGGCCGACATCTACGATGATGCCGGACTGCCGACCGAGGCGTAA
- the ruvC gene encoding crossover junction endodeoxyribonuclease RuvC — MLQRPTIRILGIDPGLRRTGWGVVESIGNSLSFVAAGTVTSDAKFDLATRLRQLYDGLQAVMATYRPDEAAVEQTFVNKDAVATLKLGQARGIAMVVPALAGLPVAEYAPNAVKKAVIGVGHGDKKQIHMMVKVLMPRATFDTEDAADALAIAICHTHHRQSAAARAAFEAR; from the coding sequence GTGTTACAGCGACCGACAATTCGTATTCTGGGCATCGATCCTGGCCTCCGTCGCACCGGCTGGGGTGTCGTCGAAAGCATCGGCAATTCGCTGAGTTTTGTCGCGGCCGGCACCGTGACCTCGGACGCGAAATTCGATCTCGCCACGCGCCTGCGGCAACTCTACGACGGGCTCCAGGCGGTGATGGCCACCTACCGGCCGGACGAGGCCGCCGTCGAACAGACCTTCGTCAACAAGGACGCGGTGGCGACGCTGAAACTCGGCCAGGCCCGCGGCATCGCCATGGTCGTTCCCGCGCTCGCCGGCCTGCCGGTCGCCGAATATGCGCCGAACGCGGTGAAGAAGGCGGTGATCGGCGTCGGCCACGGCGACAAGAAGCAGATCCACATGATGGTGAAGGTCCTGATGCCGCGGGCGACCTTCGACACGGAAGACGCCGCCGATGCGCTCGCCATCGCCATCTGCCACACCCACCATCGCCAGTCCGCGGCCGCCCGGGCGGCCTTCGAAGCGCGCTGA
- a CDS encoding AbrB/MazE/SpoVT family DNA-binding domain-containing protein — MRVTENGQVTIPKPMRDKLGIGPGSEVEFVLRNGEILVEANTDAAEIPDAVLMRHIDRYTGSFSFDGLQADDVFHWLRD; from the coding sequence GTGCGCGTGACGGAAAACGGCCAGGTGACCATCCCCAAACCCATGCGCGACAAGCTCGGGATCGGTCCGGGAAGCGAGGTCGAGTTCGTCCTGCGTAACGGCGAGATCTTGGTTGAGGCCAATACTGACGCTGCTGAAATCCCCGATGCGGTTTTGATGCGCCACATAGACCGGTACACCGGCAGCTTTAGCTTTGACGGTCTGCAGGCCGATGACGTCTTCCATTGGCTGAGAGACTGA
- a CDS encoding type II toxin-antitoxin system VapC family toxin: protein MATLCDTNILIDLYGESQHWNAWSRKAVAAARRSGPLVINPIVYAEFSIGYTSVEAVDAVLDARVFDLDALPWAAAFDAARAFVAYHRQGGEKRSSLPDFCIGAHAMYRGYRMLTRNPSRYRAYFPDLELISPETQP from the coding sequence ATGGCAACACTGTGTGACACCAATATACTGATCGATCTCTACGGGGAGAGCCAGCATTGGAACGCATGGTCCCGCAAAGCTGTGGCTGCTGCGCGGCGGTCGGGTCCACTGGTGATCAATCCGATTGTCTATGCCGAGTTTTCGATCGGCTACACGTCGGTTGAGGCCGTCGATGCCGTCCTTGATGCGCGCGTCTTTGATCTGGACGCACTGCCGTGGGCTGCGGCTTTTGATGCTGCACGGGCCTTCGTCGCGTATCATCGGCAGGGGGGAGAAAAGCGGTCTTCGCTTCCCGATTTCTGTATCGGTGCTCATGCTATGTATCGGGGGTACCGGATGCTCACACGCAACCCCTCCCGCTACCGCGCCTATTTTCCCGACCTCGAACTTATCTCGCCGGAGACGCAGCCTTGA
- the ruvA gene encoding Holliday junction branch migration protein RuvA: MIGKLKGTVDEIGEDHVVIDVHGVGYVAHCGARTLGSLPGPGEAVTLFIETYVREDMLRLYGFASEIERAWFRLLQNVQGVGSKVALAILGTLSTGELASAIALQDKAMVSRAPGVGPKVAARIVIELKDKAPAFAGALDAPSMGLKRNLGDGLAPAAITDAVSALTNLGYSREQAATAVSAALKGAGEEPSSATLIRLGLRELSRA; the protein is encoded by the coding sequence TTGATCGGCAAACTGAAGGGCACGGTCGACGAGATCGGCGAGGATCACGTCGTCATTGACGTGCACGGCGTCGGCTACGTCGCCCATTGCGGCGCGCGCACCCTCGGCAGCCTGCCGGGGCCGGGCGAGGCGGTGACCCTGTTCATCGAGACCTATGTCCGCGAGGACATGCTGCGGCTCTACGGCTTTGCCTCGGAGATCGAACGCGCCTGGTTCCGACTCCTGCAGAACGTCCAAGGCGTCGGCTCCAAGGTGGCGCTGGCGATCCTCGGCACCCTGTCGACCGGCGAACTGGCGAGCGCCATCGCCCTCCAGGACAAGGCCATGGTTTCGCGAGCGCCGGGGGTCGGGCCGAAGGTCGCGGCGCGCATCGTCATCGAACTGAAGGACAAGGCGCCGGCTTTCGCCGGAGCTCTGGACGCGCCGTCGATGGGTCTGAAGCGAAATCTCGGCGACGGCCTTGCTCCGGCGGCGATCACCGACGCCGTCTCTGCCCTCACCAATCTCGGCTATTCCCGCGAACAGGCGGCGACAGCCGTCTCGGCTGCCCTGAAGGGGGCGGGCGAAGAGCCGAGCTCAGCGACGCTGATCCGGCTGGGACTGAGGGAACTGAGCCGAGCATGA
- a CDS encoding AbrB/MazE/SpoVT family DNA-binding domain-containing protein, producing the protein MAILGTVTSKGQTTIPKTVRDQLGLAEGSLIEWKVVDGRASVIARNERISDMAGTLGRPPKGRGLEVEEIDDVIAAATARHVLDGGGDP; encoded by the coding sequence ATGGCAATTCTGGGGACCGTGACTTCCAAAGGTCAGACGACCATTCCAAAGACAGTGCGCGATCAGCTCGGCTTGGCGGAGGGATCTCTGATTGAGTGGAAGGTGGTCGATGGTCGTGCCTCGGTCATCGCTCGCAACGAGCGGATTTCCGACATGGCCGGAACCCTTGGAAGACCTCCGAAAGGCAGAGGTCTAGAGGTCGAGGAGATCGACGATGTCATCGCCGCCGCCACGGCTCGTCACGTTTTGGATGGGGGCGGGGACCCATGA
- a CDS encoding type II toxin-antitoxin system VapC family toxin, which translates to MTPTGVDTNVLLRLLVDDDGAQAATAREFFQSRSPQFPVQVSWIALVELVWTLRSRYGYAVSDILTVVGELCRRPDVRIERVALVLDAVEKAKAGAGFSDALIALGNEAAGCDRTVTFDREVSRRLAQMSLLE; encoded by the coding sequence ATGACGCCGACGGGCGTCGACACCAATGTTCTTCTGCGCCTGCTCGTCGATGACGACGGTGCCCAGGCGGCGACCGCGCGGGAGTTCTTCCAGTCACGGTCTCCTCAATTTCCGGTCCAAGTGAGTTGGATCGCTCTCGTTGAGCTCGTATGGACGCTTCGTTCACGCTACGGATACGCGGTTTCCGATATTCTGACTGTTGTCGGCGAGCTCTGCCGGCGACCCGACGTCCGGATCGAGAGGGTGGCTCTTGTCCTCGACGCCGTGGAAAAAGCGAAAGCAGGAGCCGGTTTTTCAGACGCCCTGATCGCTTTGGGCAACGAAGCGGCAGGATGCGATCGGACAGTGACATTCGATCGCGAGGTTAGCCGCAGGCTGGCTCAGATGTCGCTCCTGGAGTGA
- the ruvB gene encoding Holliday junction branch migration DNA helicase RuvB — protein sequence MNEATRLLDPDARGEDLDTTLRPQRLDDFVGQAAARANLKVFIEAAKGRGEALDHVLFVGPPGLGKTTLAQIMAKELGVNFRSTSGPVIAKAGDLAALLTNLEDRDVLFIDEIHRLNPAVEEILYPAMEDFQLDLIIGEGPAARSVKIDLAKFTLVAATTRVGLLTTPLRDRFGIPVRLNFYTVEELELIVRRGARIMGLPLSEDGGREIARRSRGTPRIAGRLLRRVRDFADVASVTLVDRKIADEALTRLEVDSLGLDQLDRRYLDLISLNFGGGPVGIETIAAALSEPRDAIEDIVEPYLLQQGFLQRTPRGRVLTARAFRHIGLAVPQGWQGAQATLFEDAPDVD from the coding sequence TTGAACGAGGCAACCCGCCTTCTCGACCCCGATGCCCGCGGCGAGGATCTCGACACGACGCTGCGCCCGCAGCGGCTCGACGATTTCGTCGGGCAGGCGGCGGCGCGCGCCAATCTGAAGGTGTTCATCGAGGCGGCCAAGGGGCGCGGCGAGGCGCTGGACCACGTCCTCTTCGTCGGCCCGCCCGGTCTCGGCAAAACGACGCTGGCGCAGATCATGGCCAAGGAACTCGGCGTCAATTTCCGCTCGACCTCCGGACCGGTCATCGCCAAGGCCGGCGATCTCGCGGCGCTCCTCACCAATCTGGAAGACCGCGACGTCCTCTTCATCGACGAGATCCACCGGCTGAACCCGGCCGTCGAGGAGATCCTCTATCCCGCCATGGAGGATTTCCAGCTCGACCTGATCATCGGCGAGGGGCCGGCGGCGCGCTCGGTGAAGATCGACCTCGCCAAGTTCACGCTCGTCGCCGCCACCACCCGCGTCGGCCTTTTGACGACGCCGCTGCGCGATCGGTTCGGCATTCCGGTCCGGCTGAATTTCTACACCGTCGAGGAACTGGAGCTGATCGTCCGGCGCGGCGCGCGCATCATGGGCCTGCCGCTGTCGGAGGACGGCGGCCGCGAGATCGCCCGCAGATCCCGGGGGACCCCACGCATCGCCGGACGGCTTCTGCGGCGGGTGCGCGACTTTGCCGATGTCGCTTCCGTCACGCTCGTCGACCGTAAAATTGCCGACGAGGCGCTGACGCGGCTCGAGGTCGACAGCCTCGGCCTCGACCAGCTCGACCGGCGCTATCTCGACCTGATCTCCCTGAACTTCGGCGGTGGGCCGGTCGGCATCGAGACCATCGCGGCGGCCCTTTCGGAGCCGCGCGACGCGATCGAGGACATCGTCGAGCCCTATCTCCTGCAGCAGGGTTTTCTGCAGCGCACGCCGCGCGGCCGGGTGCTGACCGCCCGCGCCTTCCGCCATATCGGCCTGGCCGTGCCTCAGGGCTGGCAGGGGGCGCAGGCGACCCTGTTCGAGGATGCGCCGGACGTCGACTGA
- a CDS encoding esterase-like activity of phytase family protein — MIAKTASLAALLLASTALAASAAPMFNRVASFAVAENIPADKDQKSTSSSEIITATPDGMTLIYSDSPLGGIGFVDIADPKAPKAGGFLSLDGEPTSVTVVGTKALVGVNTSQSKTEPSGKLAIVDIATKTVEATCDLGGQPDSVAASKEGTLVAVAIENERDEDLNDGAIPQLPAGDVVIFDLKDGVADCGSLKRVDVTKLSDVAPTDPEPEFIAFNDRNEIVLSLQENNAFVVIDGNTAKVTGHFSAGSVDLDKIDTVSDGKFDFTGSQKGRLREPDAAKWLDDNRFVAANEGDYEGGSRSFTIWNKDGTVLYESGASLEKAAVMAGHYPDKRSRAKGIEPEGLEVGKFGEDTLIFVLAERASLVAVYKDTGAEPELLQLLPSGVSPEGGIAIPSRNLFVSANEADLGEDGGARSHVMIYERSEGPAAYPQIVSTEVDGQPIGWGALSGLAADPETAGTLYAVSDSFYRSQPAIFTIDATKRPAEITKALPVTRDGTAAQKLDIEGITPDGDGGFWLASEGDAAKLTPHALYRVNAKGEIKEEIAFPAELLAGETRFGAEGIAKIGDVLWVAMQREWKDDPKGTAKLLSYDIKAKEWGAVRYPLEQTESGWVGLSEITVQGDNIILVERDNLIGAAAKLKKLYRVAVSELQPAKLGGDLPTVKKEEVRDLMPDLKKNGGYVVDKVEGFAIDKDGTGYVVTDNDGVDDSSGETMFFAIGKVE, encoded by the coding sequence ATGATCGCCAAGACCGCCTCGCTCGCTGCCCTGCTGCTCGCATCGACCGCGCTGGCCGCGTCCGCCGCGCCGATGTTCAACCGCGTGGCCTCCTTTGCGGTCGCCGAGAACATTCCGGCCGACAAGGACCAGAAGTCGACGTCGTCATCTGAGATCATCACCGCGACGCCGGACGGCATGACGCTCATCTACAGCGACAGCCCGCTCGGCGGCATCGGTTTCGTCGACATCGCCGACCCGAAAGCCCCCAAGGCCGGTGGCTTCCTCTCGCTCGACGGCGAGCCGACCTCGGTAACGGTCGTCGGGACAAAGGCGCTCGTCGGCGTCAACACTTCCCAGTCCAAGACGGAGCCTTCCGGGAAGCTCGCCATCGTCGACATCGCGACGAAGACCGTGGAGGCCACCTGTGATCTCGGCGGCCAGCCCGATTCCGTCGCCGCCTCGAAGGAGGGCACGCTTGTCGCCGTCGCCATCGAGAACGAGCGTGACGAGGATCTCAACGATGGCGCGATCCCGCAGCTGCCCGCCGGCGATGTCGTTATTTTCGACCTGAAGGATGGCGTCGCCGATTGCGGCAGCCTGAAGCGCGTGGACGTCACCAAACTTTCCGACGTCGCGCCGACCGATCCAGAGCCGGAATTCATTGCCTTCAACGACCGGAACGAAATCGTTCTGTCGCTGCAGGAGAACAACGCCTTCGTCGTGATCGACGGCAACACCGCGAAAGTCACCGGCCACTTCTCCGCCGGCTCCGTCGACCTCGACAAGATCGACACGGTCTCCGACGGCAAGTTCGATTTCACCGGCAGCCAGAAGGGTCGGCTTCGCGAGCCCGACGCCGCCAAGTGGCTCGACGACAACCGCTTCGTCGCCGCGAACGAAGGCGACTACGAGGGCGGCTCGCGCTCCTTCACCATCTGGAACAAGGATGGCACCGTGCTCTACGAGAGCGGCGCGTCGCTCGAAAAGGCGGCCGTCATGGCCGGCCACTATCCGGACAAGCGCTCGCGGGCCAAGGGCATCGAGCCGGAGGGCCTGGAAGTCGGCAAGTTCGGCGAGGATACGCTGATCTTCGTCCTCGCCGAGCGAGCTTCGCTGGTCGCCGTCTACAAGGATACCGGCGCCGAGCCCGAACTCCTGCAACTGCTGCCGTCGGGCGTCTCGCCGGAAGGCGGGATCGCGATCCCCTCGCGCAACCTCTTCGTCAGCGCCAACGAGGCGGACCTTGGCGAGGACGGCGGCGCGCGCTCGCATGTCATGATCTACGAGAGGTCGGAAGGGCCGGCGGCCTATCCGCAGATCGTCTCGACCGAAGTCGATGGCCAGCCGATCGGCTGGGGCGCCCTTTCCGGCCTTGCCGCCGACCCCGAGACGGCCGGCACGCTCTACGCCGTCAGCGACAGCTTCTATCGCTCGCAGCCGGCGATCTTCACCATCGACGCGACGAAGCGGCCGGCCGAGATCACCAAGGCGCTTCCCGTCACCCGCGACGGTACCGCGGCGCAGAAGCTCGACATCGAGGGCATCACGCCCGATGGCGACGGCGGTTTCTGGCTGGCATCGGAGGGCGACGCCGCCAAGCTGACGCCGCATGCGCTCTACCGTGTGAACGCCAAGGGCGAGATCAAGGAAGAGATCGCCTTCCCGGCCGAGCTTCTGGCCGGCGAGACGCGTTTCGGCGCGGAAGGCATCGCCAAGATCGGCGACGTGCTCTGGGTCGCCATGCAGCGCGAATGGAAGGACGACCCGAAGGGGACGGCCAAGCTCCTCTCCTACGACATCAAGGCCAAGGAATGGGGCGCCGTTCGCTATCCCCTGGAGCAGACCGAAAGCGGCTGGGTCGGCCTGTCCGAGATCACCGTACAGGGTGACAACATCATCCTCGTCGAGCGCGACAACCTCATCGGCGCGGCGGCGAAGCTGAAGAAGCTCTACCGCGTCGCGGTTTCCGAGCTGCAGCCGGCCAAGCTCGGCGGCGACCTGCCGACCGTGAAGAAGGAAGAGGTGCGCGACCTCATGCCGGACCTCAAGAAGAACGGCGGCTACGTCGTCGACAAGGTCGAGGGCTTTGCCATCGACAAGGACGGCACGGGCTATGTCGTCACCGACAATGACGGCGTCGACGACTCCTCGGGCGAGACCATGTTCTTCGCCATCGGCAAGGTCGAGTAG
- the ybgC gene encoding tol-pal system-associated acyl-CoA thioesterase: MNTELSGWLTDDGHCLDVRVYFEDTDFSGVVYHARYLHFLERGRTDFLRLKGIGHRALAEGAYGEPMAFAVRQMSIEFLRPARIDDVLRVETRTELLGGARIILTQRILRGDDVLIEAKVKVAVISPDGRPRRMPEAVSAILARPAASP, from the coding sequence ATGAACACCGAACTTTCCGGCTGGCTCACCGATGACGGCCACTGTCTCGACGTGCGGGTCTATTTCGAGGACACGGACTTCTCCGGTGTCGTCTATCACGCCCGCTATCTGCACTTCCTCGAGCGCGGTCGCACCGATTTCCTCCGCCTGAAGGGGATCGGGCATCGCGCCCTGGCGGAGGGTGCCTACGGCGAGCCGATGGCCTTCGCCGTGCGCCAGATGTCGATCGAGTTCCTGCGCCCGGCCCGGATCGACGACGTGCTTCGCGTCGAGACCCGCACCGAGCTTCTCGGCGGCGCCCGGATCATCCTCACCCAGCGCATCCTTCGCGGCGACGACGTCCTGATCGAGGCGAAGGTGAAGGTCGCCGTGATCTCGCCGGATGGTCGCCCGCGCCGGATGCCGGAAGCCGTCTCGGCGATCCTCGCCCGTCCCGCCGCCTCTCCCTGA
- the tolQ gene encoding protein TolQ — protein sequence MAQSALAAPEATVSLWHLFWQAGFIVKAVMLGLLGASVWTWAIIIDKSMRFGSFRRQLNTFENNFWSGQSLEELYHTLSEKKTTGMGALFVAAMREWKKSFEKGARSPIGLHTRIEKALDVTLAREMDGLESRLGFLATIGSAAPFIGLFGTVVGIMTSFQAIAASKQTNLAVVAPGIAEALLATAIGLVAAIPAVIAYNKLSADAGKLGMRLEAFADEFSAILSRQIDERTTTR from the coding sequence ATCGCCCAGAGCGCTCTTGCGGCACCCGAAGCGACGGTCTCGCTCTGGCATCTTTTCTGGCAGGCCGGCTTCATCGTCAAGGCTGTCATGCTGGGCCTGCTTGGCGCGTCCGTCTGGACCTGGGCGATCATCATCGACAAGTCGATGCGCTTTGGAAGTTTCCGCCGGCAGCTGAACACCTTCGAAAACAATTTCTGGTCCGGCCAGTCGCTCGAGGAGCTCTATCACACGCTCTCCGAGAAGAAGACGACGGGCATGGGCGCGCTCTTCGTCGCCGCGATGCGGGAATGGAAAAAATCCTTCGAGAAGGGGGCCCGCTCGCCGATCGGCCTGCACACCCGCATCGAAAAGGCGCTCGATGTGACGCTGGCCCGCGAGATGGACGGGCTGGAATCGCGCCTCGGCTTCCTCGCCACCATCGGCTCGGCCGCGCCCTTCATCGGCTTGTTCGGTACGGTGGTCGGCATCATGACGTCGTTCCAGGCGATCGCCGCCTCCAAGCAGACGAACCTTGCCGTCGTCGCGCCGGGTATCGCCGAGGCGCTGCTCGCCACGGCGATCGGCCTCGTGGCCGCCATCCCCGCGGTCATCGCCTACAACAAGCTGTCTGCCGATGCCGGCAAGCTCGGCATGCGGCTCGAGGCCTTTGCCGACGAGTTCTCCGCCATTCTGTCGCGCCAGATCGACGAGCGCACCACGACCCGCTGA
- the tolR gene encoding protein TolR — MGMSTGGAASGGSRRRRSRKRALMSEINVTPMVDVMLVLLIIFMVAAPLLTVGVPLELPKTQAKALNAEKTPITVAVKSDGQIYIQEETYPIEELVSKLTEIAKAGYEERIFVRADRAVDYGTVMQVMSRISLAGFTNIGLVTDQETTS; from the coding sequence ATGGGCATGTCCACAGGCGGAGCGGCATCGGGCGGTTCGCGCCGGCGCAGGAGCCGTAAGCGGGCACTGATGAGCGAGATCAACGTGACGCCGATGGTCGACGTCATGCTGGTGCTGCTCATCATCTTCATGGTCGCCGCGCCGCTTCTGACGGTCGGCGTTCCGCTCGAACTTCCGAAGACACAGGCCAAGGCGCTCAACGCCGAGAAGACGCCGATCACCGTCGCGGTGAAGTCGGATGGGCAGATCTACATCCAGGAAGAGACCTATCCGATCGAGGAACTGGTCTCCAAGCTCACCGAAATCGCCAAGGCCGGCTACGAGGAGCGCATCTTCGTGCGCGCCGACCGCGCCGTCGACTACGGCACGGTCATGCAGGTGATGTCGCGCATCTCGCTCGCAGGCTTCACCAATATCGGTCTCGTGACCGATCAAGAGACGACGAGCTGA